In Gossypium raimondii isolate GPD5lz chromosome 12, ASM2569854v1, whole genome shotgun sequence, a single window of DNA contains:
- the LOC105762819 gene encoding glycoprotein 3-alpha-L-fucosyltransferase A, whose translation MGIISNLRGPRTQEHGLPLSDSLPSSTSVSNKTKCSNLMPLVVALVVIAEIAFLGRLDMAKNAAFFDSWPEMFYKYHSSDGAEVAGVEKVDIETLGGDQNLFKESCEDWLEREDGVIYSRDFAKDPIWISGADQEWETCAVSCKFGFDPSKKPDAVFGLPQQSGVASVLRSMESASYYSENNLAQARRRGYDIVMTTSLSSDVPVGYFSWAEYDIMAPVMPKTEKACAAAFISNCGARNFRLEALVGLEKANIKIDSYGSCHRNHDGNVDKVETLKRYKFSLAFENSNEEDYVTEKFLQSLVAGTIPVVVGAPNIEDFAPSPSSYLHIKELEDVPSIAKKMKYLAENPNAYNQSLRWKYEGPSDSFKALVDMAAVHSSCRLCIHLATVIQEKEEKSSDFKKRPCKCTRGSETVYHTYVRERGRFKMDSIFLRSGNLTLEALEAAVLKKFKSLKHVPIWKQERPKSIRGGDELKVYRVYPVGLTQRQALYTFKFKGDADLRSHIENNPCPKFEVIFV comes from the exons atgGGTATTATCTCAAATCTAAGAGGACCAAGGACCCAAGAACATGGGTTGCCCTTATCTGATAGTTTGCCATCTTCCACATCAGTTTCCAACAAGACAAAATGTTCCAATTTGATGCCTTTAGTTGTGGCCCTTGTAGTCATAGCTGAAATTGCGTTTTTGGGTCGTCTTGACATGGCCAAAAATGCTGCCTTTTTCGATTCATGGCCTGAGATGTTCTATAAATACCACTCTTCTGATGGAGCAGAGGTTGCTGGTGTTGAAAAGGTCGATATTGAAACATTGGGTGGCGATCAGAACTTGTTTAAAGAGAGCTGTGAGGATTGGCTTGAAAGAGAAGATGGCGTGATTTATTCAAGGGATTTTGCCAAGGATCCCATCTGGATTTCTGGTGCTGACCAG GAGTGGGAAACTTGTGCTGTGAGTTGTAAGTTTGGGTTTGATCCCAGTAAGAAACCTGATGCTGTCTTTGGTTTGCCTCAACAATCTGGAGTAGCTAGTGTGCTGCGCTCGATGGAATCGGCTTCGTACTATTCAGAGAATAATCTTGCCCAGGCACGACG GAGGGGTTACGATATTGTAATGACAACTAGCCTTTCATCGGATGTTCCTGTTGGATATTTTTCATGGGCCGAGTATGATATCATGGCACCAGTGATGCCAAAGACTGAGAAGGCCTGTGCAGCTGCTTTCATTTCTAATTGTGGTGCCCGCAACTTTCGTTTGGAAGCACTTGTTGGGCTTGAAAAGGCAAATATCAAGATAGATTCTTATGGTAGTTGCCATAGAAATCACGATGGAAACG TTGACAAAGTTGAAACTCTGAAACGCTATAAGTTTAGCTTGGCTTTTGAGAACTCCAATGAGGAGGATTATGTCACTGAAAAGTTTCTCCAGTCTCTTGTTGCAG GAACCATACCTGTTGTTGTTGGTGCTCCAAATATTGAAGACTTTGCACCGTCTCCCAGttcatatttacatatcaaGGAACTGGAGGATGTTCCATCAATtgcaaagaaaatgaagtacCTCGCAGAAAACCCCAATGCTTATAATCAATCACTAAG GTGGAAGTACGAAGGACCATCTGATTCTTTCAAGGCCCTCGTGGATATGGCTGCTGTTCATTCATCATGTCGGTTGTGCATTCACTTGGCAACCGTCAtccaagagaaagaagaaaagagctCCGACTTCAAGAAACGCCCCTGCAAGTGTACCAGAGGTTCAGAAACCGTGTATCATACATATGTAAGAGAGCGAGGAAGGTTTAAGATGGATTCTATTTTCTTGAG GTCTGGCAATTTGACTCTCGAGGCCTTGGAGGCGGCAGTGCTTAAGAAGTTTAAGTCTCTGAAACACGTGCCAATTTGGAAGCAGGAGAGGCCCAAAAGCATACGAGGGGGGGATGAACTGAAGGTATACAGAGTATATCCTGTTGGCTTGACACAAAGACAGGCTTTATATACCTTCAAGTTCAAAGGGGATGCTGACCTCAGGAGCCACATTGAAAACAACCCTTGTCCAAAGTTTGAAGTCATATTTGTCTAG